The following proteins come from a genomic window of Kitasatospora sp. NBC_01246:
- a CDS encoding NfeD family protein translates to MDSWIWWLLAAVGLGIPLVVTAMPEFAMFAVGALAAAGVAGLGAGAVVQVLTFVVVSVALLVVVRPIAYRQLRKGPQIKMGIEALPGATAIVAERVDGEGGRIKLKGEIWSARALNPGSVYEPGQQVDVVEIQGATALVV, encoded by the coding sequence GTGGACAGCTGGATCTGGTGGCTCCTGGCCGCCGTCGGCCTCGGCATACCCCTGGTCGTCACCGCGATGCCGGAGTTCGCGATGTTCGCGGTCGGCGCGCTCGCCGCGGCCGGTGTCGCGGGGCTCGGCGCCGGGGCGGTGGTCCAGGTCCTGACCTTCGTCGTGGTCTCGGTCGCCCTGCTGGTCGTGGTCCGCCCGATCGCGTACCGGCAGCTCAGGAAGGGCCCGCAGATCAAGATGGGCATCGAGGCGCTTCCGGGCGCCACCGCGATCGTCGCGGAAAGAGTCGACGGGGAGGGCGGGCGGATCAAGCTCAAGGGCGAGATCTGGTCGGCCCGCGCGCTCAACCCCGGCAGCGTGTACGAGCCGGGGCAGCAGGTCGACGTCGTCGAAATCCAGGGCGCGACCGCCCTGGTCGTCTAG
- a CDS encoding response regulator transcription factor, giving the protein MPDTTPAIRVLLVDDHQVVRRGLRTFLEVQDDIEVVGEAADGAEGVDRARELDPDVVLMDLKMPGVDGIEALRTLKGEGSRARILIVTSFTEHRTMVPALRAGAAGYVYKDVDPEALAGAIRSVHAGHVLLQPELAEALLADDGPRQPQGRGATLTEREREVLGHIADGRSNREIARSLHLSEKTVKTHVSNILMKLDLADRTQAALWAVRHGEAREA; this is encoded by the coding sequence GTGCCTGACACCACGCCAGCGATCCGCGTCCTGCTGGTCGACGACCACCAGGTGGTCCGCCGCGGTCTGCGCACCTTCCTGGAGGTCCAGGACGACATCGAGGTGGTCGGCGAGGCCGCCGACGGCGCCGAAGGCGTCGACCGGGCCCGGGAGCTCGACCCCGACGTCGTCCTGATGGACCTCAAGATGCCCGGCGTCGACGGCATCGAGGCGCTGCGCACGCTCAAGGGCGAGGGCAGCCGGGCCCGGATCCTGATCGTCACCAGCTTCACCGAGCACCGCACCATGGTCCCCGCGCTGCGGGCCGGCGCCGCCGGGTACGTGTACAAGGACGTCGACCCGGAGGCGCTGGCCGGGGCGATCCGCTCGGTCCACGCCGGCCACGTGCTGCTCCAGCCCGAGCTCGCGGAGGCGCTGCTCGCCGACGACGGCCCCCGCCAGCCGCAGGGCCGCGGCGCCACCCTCACCGAGCGCGAGCGCGAGGTGCTCGGCCACATCGCCGACGGGCGCTCCAACCGGGAGATCGCGCGGAGCCTGCACCTGTCGGAGAAGACGGTGAAGACGCACGTCTCCAACATCCTGATGAAGCTGGACCTCGCCGACCGCACCCAGGCCGCGCTCTGGGCCGTCCGGCACGGCGAGGCCCGCGAGGCGTAG
- a CDS encoding DUF1272 domain-containing protein, with product MALEMRDTCERCAVSLTADGPASLCSYECTFCPDCAEAMAATCPNCGGELVPRPRRRA from the coding sequence ATGGCCCTGGAGATGCGCGACACCTGCGAACGTTGCGCGGTGTCGCTGACGGCGGACGGCCCGGCGTCCCTATGCTCCTACGAGTGCACCTTCTGTCCGGACTGTGCCGAGGCCATGGCCGCCACCTGCCCCAACTGCGGCGGCGAACTGGTGCCCCGTCCGCGCCGGAGGGCCTGA
- a CDS encoding 4a-hydroxytetrahydrobiopterin dehydratase, with the protein MSSRARLTEDEITAALADLPEWSRDGDSIVRTADAADFPAAIRVVVAVAEQAEALDHHPDIDIRWRTLHFALSTHSAGGLTSLDVTLAGRIDAALRAESA; encoded by the coding sequence ATGAGCAGCAGAGCGCGTCTGACGGAGGACGAGATCACGGCCGCCCTGGCCGACCTGCCGGAGTGGAGCCGGGACGGCGACAGCATCGTCCGCACCGCCGACGCGGCGGACTTCCCGGCGGCGATCCGGGTGGTCGTCGCGGTCGCGGAGCAGGCGGAGGCGCTGGACCACCACCCGGACATCGACATCCGCTGGCGGACGCTGCACTTCGCGCTCTCCACCCACAGCGCGGGTGGACTCACCTCGCTGGACGTCACCCTGGCCGGCCGCATCGACGCCGCCCTGCGGGCCGAGTCCGCCTGA
- a CDS encoding outer membrane protein assembly factor BamB family protein, giving the protein MAQDPLGDAAQQPWYPQQDWQTAYPDQQQWQGGHGYDGGTGHPADGHLPHGHGQGGYPQTAYPQAVYPQTGYPEAGYPQTGYPQAGYAEYPRTGYGQGGQHQPSYPYGDYGQQQYAPYAVPQQPTGEELYAPPGAAYSTDGYVRPEPEPEPEPEPEPVGEPGPADEPEPAPAAVVASKPAGGGPRSTGRRRGAAVDADADARGAGKRSAGFGAKARATADAVVSADHAPGRRALMVRTGAGVAALGVLVAAAVMVGAQGGGTAAAGGEPGFTVAHAKAWSAQPAAALQPGTDDTLVGSWLLADAVVRADATGVHAYDLAAGRPTWSVQPPVAGAAPCGLSAGVNQAGLGAVLFRSQPDPKSPCTVVAAVDSRTGRTAWSKPLSDAKGGYTARVGVTEDKVIAVGDDHVVAWESADGTDVWQYTGQGKFCTLSGGVTGKTVMVASSCADSTPVDQAVSLNTADGKVSWWRGLNNRPKTVTVLSAEPSVVLTTGARPEDDKVFAWGPAGDPAAEIPVAAGEGRLDAAHGTFSATPGVFFQDRTMVTTLAPANGGGAISVVGYDLDSGKQRWKAAAAEKGVARAVGVDGGALVLAADERLEQPAHLSRFALAGGQETVGGNFPQGTGSLLVSGRVLIGGGRVVAVPEHSANFGIAAGYQAKG; this is encoded by the coding sequence ATGGCGCAGGATCCCCTCGGAGACGCCGCACAGCAGCCGTGGTACCCGCAGCAGGACTGGCAGACGGCGTACCCGGACCAGCAGCAGTGGCAGGGCGGCCACGGGTACGACGGCGGTACCGGCCACCCGGCCGACGGCCACCTGCCGCACGGCCACGGGCAGGGCGGCTATCCGCAGACCGCGTACCCGCAGGCTGTGTACCCGCAGACCGGCTACCCGGAGGCCGGCTATCCGCAGACGGGCTATCCGCAGGCCGGATACGCGGAGTACCCCCGGACCGGGTACGGCCAGGGCGGGCAGCACCAGCCGTCCTACCCGTACGGCGACTACGGGCAGCAGCAGTACGCCCCGTACGCCGTCCCGCAGCAGCCGACCGGTGAGGAGCTGTACGCCCCGCCGGGTGCCGCGTACTCCACCGACGGCTATGTGCGGCCCGAGCCCGAGCCCGAGCCCGAGCCCGAGCCTGAGCCGGTCGGCGAGCCCGGGCCGGCTGACGAGCCCGAGCCCGCCCCGGCCGCCGTCGTCGCGTCGAAGCCCGCCGGTGGTGGCCCCCGGTCGACCGGGCGGCGGCGTGGCGCCGCGGTGGACGCGGACGCGGACGCGCGGGGGGCCGGGAAGCGGTCCGCCGGCTTCGGGGCCAAGGCCCGGGCCACGGCCGACGCGGTGGTCTCCGCCGACCACGCCCCCGGCCGGCGGGCCCTGATGGTCCGGACCGGCGCCGGGGTGGCGGCGCTCGGCGTCCTGGTGGCGGCGGCCGTGATGGTCGGTGCGCAGGGCGGCGGCACGGCCGCCGCCGGAGGAGAACCGGGCTTCACCGTCGCCCACGCCAAGGCCTGGTCGGCCCAGCCCGCCGCCGCACTCCAGCCGGGCACCGACGACACGCTGGTCGGCAGCTGGCTGCTGGCCGACGCGGTGGTGCGGGCCGATGCCACCGGCGTCCACGCCTACGACCTGGCGGCCGGCAGGCCGACCTGGTCGGTTCAGCCCCCGGTGGCCGGGGCCGCTCCCTGCGGGCTCTCGGCGGGCGTCAACCAGGCCGGTCTGGGCGCCGTGCTGTTCCGGAGCCAGCCGGACCCGAAGAGCCCGTGCACGGTGGTGGCCGCCGTCGACAGCAGGACCGGTCGGACGGCGTGGAGCAAGCCGCTCTCCGATGCGAAGGGCGGCTACACCGCGCGGGTCGGCGTCACCGAGGACAAGGTGATCGCGGTCGGCGACGACCACGTGGTCGCCTGGGAGTCGGCCGACGGCACGGACGTCTGGCAGTACACCGGCCAGGGCAAGTTCTGCACCCTCTCCGGTGGAGTCACCGGCAAGACCGTCATGGTGGCGAGCTCCTGCGCCGACTCCACCCCCGTCGACCAGGCCGTCTCGCTGAACACCGCCGACGGCAAGGTGAGCTGGTGGCGCGGCCTCAACAACCGGCCGAAGACGGTCACGGTGCTCTCCGCCGAGCCCTCCGTGGTGCTGACCACGGGGGCCAGGCCGGAGGACGACAAGGTGTTCGCCTGGGGCCCGGCCGGCGACCCGGCCGCCGAGATACCGGTCGCCGCCGGCGAGGGCAGGCTGGACGCCGCCCACGGTACGTTTTCGGCCACCCCCGGTGTCTTCTTCCAGGACCGGACGATGGTCACCACGCTGGCGCCGGCGAACGGCGGCGGTGCGATCTCCGTCGTCGGGTACGACCTGGACAGCGGCAAGCAGCGCTGGAAGGCGGCCGCCGCCGAGAAGGGCGTCGCCCGGGCCGTCGGTGTGGACGGCGGCGCGCTGGTGCTCGCCGCCGACGAACGCCTCGAACAGCCCGCCCACCTCAGCCGCTTCGCGCTCGCCGGCGGCCAGGAGACGGTCGGCGGCAACTTCCCGCAGGGCACCGGCTCGCTGCTGGTCTCCGGCCGCGTCCTGATCGGCGGTGGCCGGGTCGTCGCGGTGCCCGAGCACTCGGCCAACTTCGGGATAGCGGCCGGGTACCAGGCCAAGGGCTGA
- a CDS encoding tetratricopeptide repeat protein produces MSGGQERLDGGGGADGSADGVVNGSAGAGSSGEGFDGSGGGAEQGRAGEPAGDVYEWFRRGGKLLAQGHPAAAEQLLARAAAAEPHSRSIREMLARAQFDAGSYAAALENFRAVALADPSDDYAQFGWGVSAARLGDFETSAEHLALAVAMRPDTDHYRSALRQTRATLAARAGAFGPLLPGAPGYTGPRPSPGGLPAAADRGAGDDEVPGGTARDETDDGKSTQ; encoded by the coding sequence ATGAGTGGTGGGCAGGAGCGGTTGGACGGCGGCGGCGGGGCGGACGGCTCCGCGGACGGTGTGGTGAACGGGTCGGCGGGCGCCGGGAGTTCGGGCGAGGGCTTCGACGGCTCCGGGGGCGGGGCGGAGCAGGGCCGGGCCGGGGAGCCCGCGGGGGACGTCTACGAGTGGTTCCGCCGGGGCGGGAAGCTGCTGGCCCAGGGGCATCCGGCGGCCGCCGAGCAGTTGCTGGCGCGGGCGGCCGCGGCGGAGCCGCACTCGCGCAGCATCCGGGAGATGCTGGCGCGGGCGCAGTTCGACGCCGGTTCGTACGCGGCGGCGCTGGAGAACTTCCGGGCGGTGGCCCTGGCCGATCCGTCCGACGACTACGCTCAGTTCGGGTGGGGCGTCTCGGCGGCCCGGCTGGGCGACTTCGAGACATCCGCCGAGCACCTGGCCCTGGCCGTCGCGATGCGACCGGACACCGACCACTACCGGTCCGCGCTGCGGCAGACCCGGGCGACCCTGGCGGCCCGCGCCGGGGCGTTCGGCCCGCTGCTTCCGGGGGCGCCGGGGTACACCGGACCCCGCCCGTCACCCGGCGGGCTGCCGGCGGCCGCCGACCGGGGCGCGGGGGACGACGAAGTCCCCGGCGGCACGGCCCGGGACGAGACGGATGACGGGAAATCGACGCAGTGA
- a CDS encoding DUF1015 domain-containing protein produces the protein MSTPSAESGAESPQGGPGNPGHVATAGLSLSPFRGLRYVPDRVGALAAVTSPPYDVVDPGRRLDLETADPHNVVRLILPRPEPEDAGDRPDRDTRYRHAARLLRAWQREGVLAADPEPALYVYEQRVPATGDSPELLQRGLIGALAVSGSEAGVVLPHEDVMPRPVADRVGLMRTTRANLEPLLLTYRGNGGAAGVIERAVEDDPLLTTTTTDGTHHRLWAVTDPAGIAEISRDLATCRALIADGHHRWEMYLRLQREHRHLPRSPWDRGLVLLVDTARYPLRVRAIHRVLYRLPIAAALEKLGDQWRIKEVPGPLATALQALAEQKRQGGNGFVLTGGDGVYWLIGEPEEALLDASVPHDRPEEWRHLDATVLHAALLDHTWRVPDGPDDIGYLHTAVSAEREAARTGGTAVLLHPVRESVVRRLAEQGVTMPRKSTSFGPKPATGLVLRSLELG, from the coding sequence ATGAGCACACCCAGTGCAGAAAGCGGAGCGGAGTCTCCGCAGGGCGGCCCCGGTAACCCCGGCCACGTCGCCACCGCAGGTCTGTCCCTCTCCCCCTTCCGCGGCCTCCGCTACGTCCCCGACCGGGTCGGCGCCCTGGCCGCGGTCACCTCACCGCCGTACGACGTCGTCGACCCCGGCCGCCGGCTCGATCTGGAGACCGCCGACCCGCACAACGTGGTCCGGCTGATCCTGCCGCGCCCCGAACCCGAGGACGCCGGCGACCGGCCCGACCGCGACACCCGCTACCGGCACGCCGCCCGGCTGCTGCGCGCCTGGCAGCGCGAGGGGGTCCTGGCCGCCGACCCGGAGCCGGCGCTGTACGTCTACGAGCAGCGGGTCCCCGCCACCGGCGACTCCCCGGAGCTGCTCCAACGCGGCCTGATCGGCGCCCTCGCCGTCAGCGGCAGCGAGGCCGGCGTCGTCCTCCCCCACGAGGACGTGATGCCCCGGCCGGTGGCGGACCGGGTCGGTCTGATGCGCACCACCCGCGCCAATCTCGAACCGCTGCTGCTCACCTACCGGGGCAACGGGGGCGCCGCCGGGGTGATCGAACGGGCCGTCGAGGACGACCCGCTGCTCACCACGACCACCACCGACGGCACCCACCACAGGCTGTGGGCCGTGACCGACCCCGCCGGGATCGCCGAGATCAGCCGCGACCTGGCCACCTGCCGGGCGCTGATCGCCGACGGCCACCACCGCTGGGAGATGTACCTGCGGCTCCAGCGGGAGCACCGCCACCTGCCGCGCAGCCCCTGGGACCGAGGCCTGGTGCTGCTGGTCGACACCGCCCGCTACCCGCTGCGGGTCCGCGCGATCCACCGGGTGCTGTACCGGCTGCCGATCGCCGCGGCCCTGGAGAAGCTGGGCGACCAGTGGCGGATCAAGGAGGTACCCGGCCCGCTCGCCACCGCCCTCCAGGCCCTCGCCGAGCAGAAGCGGCAGGGCGGCAACGGGTTCGTGCTGACCGGCGGCGACGGCGTCTACTGGCTGATCGGCGAGCCCGAGGAGGCCCTGCTCGACGCCAGCGTGCCCCACGACCGGCCGGAGGAGTGGCGCCACCTGGACGCGACCGTGCTGCACGCCGCCCTGCTCGACCACACCTGGCGGGTCCCCGACGGCCCGGACGACATCGGCTACCTGCACACCGCCGTGTCCGCCGAGCGCGAGGCCGCCCGAACCGGCGGCACGGCGGTGCTGCTCCACCCGGTGCGCGAGAGCGTGGTCCGCCGGCTCGCCGAGCAGGGCGTCACCATGCCCCGCAAGTCCACGTCCTTCGGCCCGAAGCCGGCCACCGGGCTGGTCCTACGCAGTCTCGAACTGGGCTGA
- a CDS encoding sulfite exporter TauE/SafE family protein — protein sequence MTLWEAIAVLVAGVGAGMINVIVGSGTLITFPVLLAVGIPPVTANVSNAFGLVPGSLSGVIGYRRELADQGRRLVRLGIAALLGGLVGAVLLIELPSSAFDTIVPVLILLALVLVVIQPRVAKAVAARRRPGGDPDGGLALLAGVFLTGIYGGYFGAAQGVLLLALMGMLLQEDLQRINGVKNALAMIVNGVAAVFFLFTSTINWAAAGLIAVGSLCGGLLGAKVGRKLPPPALRGVIVVVGLVAVTKLLVS from the coding sequence ATGACGCTCTGGGAGGCGATCGCCGTCCTGGTGGCGGGTGTCGGCGCGGGGATGATCAATGTGATCGTCGGCTCCGGGACCCTGATCACCTTCCCGGTGCTGCTCGCCGTCGGCATCCCGCCGGTCACCGCCAACGTCTCCAACGCCTTCGGCCTGGTGCCCGGCTCGCTCAGCGGTGTGATCGGCTACCGGCGGGAACTGGCCGACCAGGGCCGCCGGCTGGTCCGCCTCGGCATCGCCGCCCTCCTCGGCGGCCTGGTCGGCGCCGTGCTGCTGATCGAGCTGCCGAGCAGCGCCTTCGACACCATCGTGCCGGTGCTGATCCTGCTGGCCCTCGTCCTGGTGGTGATCCAGCCCCGGGTGGCCAAGGCGGTCGCCGCCCGGCGCCGGCCCGGGGGCGACCCCGACGGCGGCCTGGCGCTGCTCGCCGGCGTCTTCCTGACCGGCATCTACGGCGGCTACTTCGGTGCCGCGCAGGGCGTCCTGCTGCTGGCCCTGATGGGCATGCTGCTCCAGGAGGACCTGCAGCGGATCAACGGGGTGAAGAACGCGCTGGCGATGATCGTCAACGGCGTCGCCGCGGTGTTCTTCCTCTTCACCTCGACCATCAACTGGGCCGCCGCCGGGCTGATCGCCGTCGGCTCGCTCTGCGGTGGCCTGCTCGGTGCCAAGGTCGGGCGCAAGCTGCCGCCGCCGGCGCTGCGCGGGGTGATCGTGGTGGTCGGCCTGGTGGCCGTCACCAAGCTGCTCGTCAGCTGA
- a CDS encoding HNH endonuclease, translating to MRNTLVLNASYEPLTTVSLQRAVVLVLQDKAVVEQAHPLRSIRGTGVSVPVPRVIRLQRYVRVPFRQQAPWSRRGVLVRDQHLCAYCGRRATTVDHLQPRSRGGADSWLNTVAACAEDNQLKADRTPEQAGMKLLRKPFVPTPQATLMMALGLRGSDLRDLADWLPAPVAASAA from the coding sequence GTGCGCAACACGCTGGTTCTGAACGCGAGCTACGAGCCCCTGACGACGGTGTCGCTCCAGCGCGCCGTGGTCCTGGTGCTCCAGGACAAGGCCGTGGTCGAGCAGGCCCATCCGCTGCGGAGCATCCGCGGCACGGGCGTCTCCGTCCCGGTGCCCCGGGTGATCAGACTGCAACGCTACGTGCGGGTGCCGTTCCGACAACAGGCTCCGTGGTCCCGCCGCGGTGTCCTCGTCCGGGACCAGCACCTGTGCGCCTACTGCGGGCGCCGGGCCACCACCGTGGACCACTTGCAGCCCCGCTCCCGCGGCGGGGCCGACAGCTGGCTGAACACGGTGGCCGCCTGCGCCGAGGACAACCAGCTCAAGGCCGACCGGACGCCGGAGCAGGCGGGGATGAAGCTGCTGCGCAAGCCGTTCGTCCCGACCCCGCAGGCCACCCTGATGATGGCGCTCGGCCTGCGCGGCTCGGACCTCCGGGACCTGGCGGACTGGCTGCCTGCCCCGGTGGCCGCCTCCGCCGCGTAG
- a CDS encoding SPFH domain-containing protein: MEPVLIVLVVLVVVAFIALIKTIQVIPQASAAIVERFGRYTRTLNAGLNIVVPFIDRVRNRIDLREQVVPFPPQPVITQDNLVVNIDTVIYYQVTDARAATYEVASYIQAIEQLTVTTLRNIIGSMDLESTLTSREVINAGLRGVLDEATGKWGIRVNRVELKAIEPPTSIQDSMEKQMRADRDKRAAILTAEGARQAQILRAEGEKQAEVLKAEGEAQAAVLRADGEAAAIRTVFEAIHDGDADQKLLAYQYLQTLPELAKGDSNKLWIIPSEVGDALKGLGGAFTGLAGNGGINGGAAAAPSAPAPAATQVPLDPAAGPRPLDTDTKGAARPRVDPAREYRKIDPE, from the coding sequence GTGGAACCCGTCCTTATCGTCCTGGTCGTCCTGGTCGTGGTGGCATTCATCGCGCTGATCAAGACGATTCAGGTCATCCCGCAGGCCAGCGCCGCGATCGTGGAGCGCTTCGGCCGCTACACCCGGACGCTCAACGCGGGACTGAACATCGTCGTCCCGTTCATCGACCGGGTCCGCAACCGCATCGACCTGCGCGAGCAGGTCGTGCCCTTCCCGCCGCAGCCGGTGATCACCCAGGACAACCTGGTGGTCAACATCGACACGGTGATCTACTACCAGGTCACCGACGCCCGGGCCGCCACCTACGAGGTCGCCAGCTACATCCAGGCGATCGAGCAGCTGACCGTCACCACGCTGCGCAACATCATCGGCTCGATGGACCTGGAGTCGACGCTGACCTCCCGCGAGGTGATCAACGCCGGTCTGCGCGGCGTCCTGGACGAGGCCACCGGCAAGTGGGGCATCCGCGTCAACCGCGTCGAGCTGAAGGCGATCGAGCCGCCGACCTCCATCCAGGACTCGATGGAGAAGCAGATGCGCGCCGACCGTGACAAGCGCGCCGCGATCCTCACCGCCGAGGGCGCCCGGCAGGCCCAGATCCTGCGGGCCGAGGGTGAGAAGCAGGCCGAGGTGCTCAAGGCCGAGGGTGAGGCGCAGGCCGCGGTGCTGCGCGCCGACGGTGAGGCCGCCGCGATCCGCACCGTCTTCGAGGCGATCCACGACGGCGACGCCGACCAGAAGCTGCTCGCCTACCAGTACCTGCAGACCCTGCCCGAGCTCGCCAAGGGCGACTCCAACAAGCTGTGGATCATTCCCAGCGAGGTCGGCGACGCGCTCAAGGGCCTCGGCGGCGCCTTCACCGGCCTGGCCGGCAACGGCGGCATCAACGGCGGTGCGGCCGCCGCCCCCAGCGCCCCGGCCCCGGCCGCGACCCAGGTCCCGCTCGACCCGGCGGCCGGTCCGCGCCCGCTGGACACCGACACCAAGGGCGCCGCCCGCCCCCGGGTGGACCCGGCCCGCGAGTACCGGAAGATCGACCCGGAGTGA
- a CDS encoding ABC transporter ATP-binding protein, whose protein sequence is MSDVLELVDVSVVREERALVDQVSWSISEGERWVILGPNGAGKTTLLQIASTYLFPTTGKVSVLGEKLGEVDVFELRSRIGLAGAAMFDKLPAGQSVLQTVLTAAYGMTVSWQEKYEQADESRALALLDRLGMAGLTERKFGTLSEGEKKRTLIARALMTDPELLLLDEPAAGLDLGGREDLVRRLGALAQDEFAPAMAMVTHHVEEIAPGFTHVLMIRQGKVLTAGPIDTELTARNLSRCFGLPLTLERHGDRWSAQGLPLG, encoded by the coding sequence ATGAGCGACGTGCTGGAGCTGGTGGACGTATCCGTGGTCCGGGAGGAGCGCGCGCTGGTCGACCAGGTCTCGTGGTCCATCTCCGAGGGCGAGCGCTGGGTCATCCTCGGCCCCAACGGCGCCGGGAAGACGACCCTGCTGCAGATCGCCTCCACGTACCTCTTCCCGACCACCGGCAAGGTGTCCGTCCTCGGCGAGAAGCTCGGCGAGGTCGACGTCTTCGAGCTGCGCTCCCGGATCGGCCTGGCCGGCGCCGCCATGTTCGACAAGCTGCCCGCCGGCCAGAGCGTGCTGCAGACCGTCCTCACCGCCGCCTACGGCATGACGGTCAGCTGGCAGGAGAAGTACGAGCAGGCGGACGAGTCCCGCGCGCTCGCCCTGCTGGACCGCCTCGGCATGGCCGGGCTGACCGAGCGCAAGTTCGGCACCCTCTCCGAGGGCGAGAAGAAGCGCACCCTGATCGCCCGCGCCCTGATGACCGACCCCGAGCTGCTGCTGCTGGACGAGCCCGCCGCCGGACTGGACCTCGGCGGCCGCGAGGACCTGGTGCGCCGCCTCGGCGCGCTCGCCCAGGACGAGTTCGCCCCGGCCATGGCCATGGTCACCCACCACGTGGAGGAGATCGCGCCGGGCTTCACCCACGTGCTGATGATCCGCCAGGGCAAGGTGCTCACCGCCGGTCCGATCGACACCGAGCTGACGGCGCGCAACCTCTCCAGGTGCTTCGGCCTGCCGCTGACCCTGGAGCGCCACGGCGACCGCTGGTCCGCGCAGGGCCTGCCGCTCGGCTGA
- the tyrS gene encoding tyrosine--tRNA ligase — MTDIVDELRWRGLIALSTDEDALRKAFADGPVTFYCGFDPTAPSLHLGNLVQILTMRRIQQAGNLPLGLVGGATGLIGDPKPTAERVLNDPETVAGWVDRLRGQISRFLDFEGPYAARMVNNLDWTSGMSAIGLLRDVGKYFRVNNMIAKEAVSRRLNSDAGISYTEFSYQILQGMDYLELNRRYGCTLQTGGSDQWGNLTAGTDLIRKAEAKSVHALATPLIVKADGTKFGKTESGTVWLDPELTTPYAFYQFWLNADDRDVSTFLRIFSFRSKEEIEELERETTERPAARLAQRALAEELTTLVHGAEQYDRAVAASKALFGQGDLADLEAPTLAAALAEVPRAEVAELQPVVDLLVAVGLAPSRSAARRTIKEGGAYLNNVKVTDEEAVPAEADLLHGRWLVLRRGKRNLAAIELVAAG; from the coding sequence GTGACGGACATCGTCGACGAGCTGCGGTGGCGTGGGCTGATCGCCCTGTCCACCGACGAGGACGCACTGCGCAAGGCGTTCGCGGACGGCCCGGTCACGTTCTATTGCGGCTTCGACCCGACGGCCCCCAGCCTGCACCTCGGGAACCTGGTGCAGATCCTGACCATGCGCCGCATCCAGCAGGCGGGAAACCTCCCGCTGGGCCTGGTCGGCGGCGCCACCGGCCTGATCGGCGACCCCAAGCCGACCGCCGAGCGCGTCCTGAACGACCCCGAGACGGTGGCCGGCTGGGTCGACCGCCTGCGTGGCCAGATCTCGCGCTTCCTCGACTTCGAGGGCCCGTACGCGGCGCGCATGGTCAACAACCTGGACTGGACCTCCGGGATGTCGGCCATCGGCCTGCTGCGCGACGTGGGCAAGTACTTCCGCGTCAACAACATGATCGCCAAGGAGGCTGTCTCGCGGCGGCTCAACTCCGACGCGGGCATCAGCTACACCGAGTTCAGCTACCAGATCCTCCAGGGCATGGACTACCTGGAGCTGAACCGCCGCTACGGCTGCACGCTGCAGACCGGTGGCAGCGACCAGTGGGGCAACCTGACCGCCGGCACGGACCTCATCCGCAAGGCCGAGGCCAAGTCCGTGCACGCGCTGGCCACTCCGCTGATCGTCAAGGCGGACGGCACGAAGTTCGGGAAGACGGAGTCGGGCACGGTCTGGCTCGACCCCGAGCTCACCACCCCGTACGCCTTCTACCAGTTCTGGCTGAACGCGGACGACCGGGACGTCTCCACCTTCCTGCGGATCTTCAGCTTCCGCTCGAAGGAGGAGATCGAGGAGCTGGAGCGCGAGACCACCGAGCGCCCCGCCGCCCGTCTCGCCCAGCGCGCACTCGCCGAGGAACTGACCACCCTGGTGCACGGCGCCGAGCAGTACGACCGCGCGGTCGCCGCCTCCAAGGCGCTCTTCGGCCAGGGTGACCTCGCCGACCTGGAGGCGCCGACCCTGGCCGCCGCGCTGGCTGAGGTACCGAGGGCCGAGGTGGCCGAACTCCAGCCGGTGGTCGACCTGTTGGTCGCCGTCGGCCTGGCGCCGAGCCGCTCGGCCGCCCGCCGGACGATCAAGGAGGGCGGCGCGTACCTCAACAACGTCAAGGTGACGGACGAGGAGGCGGTGCCGGCCGAGGCCGACCTGCTGCACGGCCGCTGGCTCGTCCTGCGGCGTGGCAAGCGCAACCTGGCCGCCATCGAGTTGGTTGCGGCCGGCTGA